A region of Culicoides brevitarsis isolate CSIRO-B50_1 chromosome 1, AGI_CSIRO_Cbre_v1, whole genome shotgun sequence DNA encodes the following proteins:
- the LOC134837016 gene encoding POU domain, class 6, transcription factor 2 isoform X3, translating into MQDLINLQKLQNLSIFQHPQLGQQLPGLSNLTSGQQNLLNSPLNLSLGGHSNMPAAESPQLPQLILASGQLIQGIQGAQLLIPTSQGVTTQTILTIPVSQQIASSVTKEQIFQNITQLISRADSLSSPLPPHLPLSQSQIINSSNLLNSHFLSNNAQQLLSSIQPPNILPTLAAAAAAQQQAAAAQSQHEHQQSQQSNKSSLVSKSSQHLSSARHSPLAAGNAGNQSKLNHHHHHRDQNRPKSHSPQPTNLSNNLSSMFDVKSSGGAARLTPIAERSSDERDEHHRKSSPMHQNSSRDDSHSPNFSNRLPTTNGELIITKSHPHHMSSGNNAGPSRSSQSSPQSGHHNISNYHLPSSMTKSPTNSSSHKPPLSPAGSDNSGGDLLSDSPNELTINQTNCNVVDGIDLDEIKEFAKAFKLRRLSLGLTQTQVGQALSVTEGPAYSQSAICSALAAQMYAAAQISSQQQMFEKLDITPKSAQKIKPVLEKWMKEAEERYKTGQNHLTDFIGVEPSKKRKRRTSFTPQALELLNAHFERNTHPSGTEITGLAHQLGYEREVIRIWFCNKRQALKNTVRMMSKGMV; encoded by the exons A tgcAAGACTTGATCAACTTGCAAAAGTTGCAAAATTTGTCGATTTTTCAACATCCGCAGTTAGGGCAACAGTTGCCGGGATTGTCGAATTTAACCAGTGGTcagcaaaatttgttgaattctcCGCTGAACTTGAGTTTGGGAGGACATTCGAATATGCCGGCGGCTGAAAGCCCGCAATTGCCGCAACTGATACTGGCTTCGGGGCAGTTGATACAAGGGATACAGGGTGCACAGTTGTTGATACCGACGTCGCAAG GCGTTACCACACAAACGATTTTAACGATACCAGTTAGCCAACAAATTGCATCGAGTGTGACAAAGGAACAAATTTTCCAGAATATCACGCAGTTGATTAGTCGTGCCGATAGTTTATCGAGTCCATTGCCGCCGCATTTACCTCTGTCACAATCACAAATTATCAATA gttcAAACTTACTTAACTCACATTTCCTATCAAATAATGCTCAACAATTACTGTCATCGATACAACCGCCGAATATTTTACCCACGTTAGCAGCAGCTGCTG CAGCTCAACAACAAGCAGCAGCCGCCCAATCACAACACGAGCATCAGCAGTCACAACAATCGAACAAATCGTCGTTAGTGTCAAAGTCATCGCAGCATCTGTCATCAGCGCGTCACAGCCCCTTGGCAGCAGGAAATGCGGGAAATCAATCGAAACTCAaccaccatcatcatcatcgggaTCAAAATCGACCAAAGTCCCATTCGCCGCAACCGACAAACTTGTCGAATAATTTGTCGTCGATGTTCGATGTCAAGTCCAGCGGAGGCGCGGCACGTTTGACACCCATTGCGGAGCGCAGCAGCGACGAACGAGACGAACATCATCGAAAGAGCTCGCCAATGCATCAAAACTCGTCGCGTGACGACTCGCATTCACCAAATTTCTCGAATCG ATTGCCTACGACAAATGGCGAACTAATTATAACGAAAAGTCATCCTCATCACATGTCATCGGGCAACAATGCGGGTCCAAGTCGATCCTCGCAATCGTCGCCGCAATCCGGGCATCACAATATCTCCAACTACCATTTGCCGAGCTCGATGACGAAGAGTCCCACAAACAGTAGCAGTCACAAACCACCTTTGTCACCGGCTGGATCTGATAATTCTGGCGGTGATTTACTTTCCGACTCACCGA ATGAACTAACAATCAATCAGACAAATTGTAATGTAGTTGATGGCATTGACCTGGACGAGATCAAAGAGTTTGCCAAGGCATTCAAGCTCCGTCGTCTCTCGCTTGGCTTGACGCAAACGCAAGTGGGACAAGCGCTGTCGGTCACTGAAGGTCCCGCTTATAGTCAAAGTGCTATTTGTAG TGCCCTCGCTGCTCAAATGTACGCAGCTGCACAGATTTCATCACAGCAACAAAT GTTTGAAAAGCTGGACATCACTCCCAAAAGTGCGCAGAAAATAAAACCTGTGTTAGAAAAGTGGATGAAGGAAGCCGAGGAACG TTACAAAACGGGACAGAATCACTTAACGGACTTTATTGGTGTGGAGCCATCCAAGAAGCGAAAACGTCGTACGTCATTCACGCCGCAAGCATTGGAGTTGCTTAATGCCCATTTCGAGCGAAATACACATCCGtcag gaacgGAAATCACTGGCCTAGCACATCAACTTGGTTACGAGCGCGAAGTTATCCGGATATGGTTTTGCAACAAACGTCAAGCTTTGAAGAATACCGTACGAATGATGTCCAAAGGAATGGTCTAA